The Cervus canadensis isolate Bull #8, Minnesota chromosome 24, ASM1932006v1, whole genome shotgun sequence nucleotide sequence TtgttagaagaagaaaagagaggtgaCTCTTTAGCATGTAGTCAACTGTACATGGAGGTTCCCAAAACTTTAGCCTTGGAGAAGGTTAAGGTTCTGTTTTCTTTGTAGATAGATATTATCTaacatttctatttattctttttcatgcttttagcccctttcctttctccttctgtgtTAGTAATTAGTTGAATAAATCAAGTGCTGTATCAAAAGGAAAGAGTGTTATGTGTAGAGTGTATATACAAGTGGAATTAGTCAAAGACACGTTGATTATACATGAGTGCACTTTCAGGTAAAAACCTTTTGATTCGGATGCTTCTGATGGCCTAGCCATGCCCAGCTGTTCACCACTTATATCATACTCTTTCATGGCCTTGTGCCTTTTATTTGTACCAATTCTTCTGTCTAGGAAGTCCTTCCAGTTGCCTCACCTGTAGTGGATACTGGGGATTGCCTTTCTAGCCTCcattctgctgctaagtcacttcagttgtgtctgactctgtgcgaccccatagacgtcagcccaccaggctcccccatccctgggattctccagacaagaacactggagtgggtagcctccaTTCTATCCTTCTAGTAATTTACTTAAAGAGATTGGGAATTGCAAAACTACTTTTTgcagactcccttgcagctaggatCTGGCTCTGAAGTAAGTTCAGTCAATGAGGCACACTTGTGGGAGATTTGGAGACAGATGCAAGAAGAAGGTATCAttctgctgctggtgctgctggcaAGCAAGGTTTGAGCAATAATCCTAAGAGGCATTTAACACCATTGGACTCCGTGTCCTGATTTGGGGTCTAGTCACCAGTTTCATGGGTGTGAAGAGCTGTCGTTGCAGAAGCACCATCCCGACTTCTGGAACATAGCTACTGTGGTGGGCCCTTGAACTCAATAGCCCAGGAGTAGCCCCCTGACTTCTGCCCCCTCAGCCCATCAATTTTGTAAGCCTCTGCTTGATTCTCAGTATTAaatctttctctgtttgaaatACCTAGAGTGCTTTCTGTTTCCTGTGCTAAACCCTGACTCATAGATCACCTAATTCATGTGTAGCCTGCTAGGCACCAGATTGGGCCAGgtgcctcctctgtcctccttccATGCCCTGCCTGCTGAGCCATACCTCTTCACCTTTGTACCCTTAACACCAGTGCTTGGCTCACAGCACATGCAGCGTCAATATTTACTGAACTGAAACTTCCTCTACCAAGATACTAGGATGGTCCTGAAATATAGACAAAGGTTTAGATTATGCCCATCTCATGCCTGTTCTGCAAAGTCAAAAGGACAAGTTCATTCTAGACTACAACTGCATTCTAGGGGAATCCAGAGTCCTTAGCAATTCCATACTTTAGCCTACCACACAAGAGGTCACACCAGAATTGAAGATCCAACCTGGTGCCCAGGAAAGGGATGATAAGGAGCAAGGGAAGCTGCTTATCTCAAGAACTATGATCTGGTGGTTCTCAGGACCCTCTACTGCTGGGCCTACAAGGCCTGCAATTAGCAGCATAGGCTTTGGAGTGAGGAAAACCCAAGTTGGAAGGTATGTGCGCTTGTgcagcaagttacttaacctgtctggacctcagattcttcatctataaaatgaggtggATAATATCAACCTCACAGGATTCTTGGGGTAGAAGagattatatatgtaaaatgcttagcacagtgcatGAAACATTGGAAACGCCCAATACCCATCCATCAGTGGCTTTTATTATGGTCACCACTGTTCTTGGCTGTGCCATCACTACAAAATTCTGTTACATATTTTTTACTTTGCATACATATATTTTCCTTCAGcccaaacagacacacacacagtcagactAGGATACACTTCTCTATATCCTCTCCTGAGATGttccattttatattctgttGTGATTAACCCGTTTTTGCAGAAGATCCATTTAGGCACTAGACTGGGGCTGtgctgagaaaaaacaaaaaccatttgTGTCAGTGGCTCTCAACCCTAGCTGAAGTTCAGGGTCACTTGAGAGTTAGaacacaacaaaaataaacaaaacaagagcAAGAAACAACGCCTGGGTCCCTCagccagagattctgattcaataggGCCCAAGCATCAGTATTTCTTAAGGCTCCCTACGTGCTCGTAACGCGCACCTGAGAGCCACTGCTCAGTGGGGAAAAGATTAGTACGTCTATCGCCTctgggaaagaagaaagcagCTCTTACTTTTCTATAATCTCCACCACAGTGGCAGAGGGGACAGGACTAAAGATTATagttgcatgattccacttataatgTGAACAAGGCATTCTTATTATGAACTTGGATAAATGACTCATCATGTTAATCCTTTGGTTAGTGTCTTGGTTTCTCCTTTAGAGGTGTCTCATGAGAAGAGGAGTGATTAGAAATGCTCTAGGACATGAAAAAAGCTAGTCTGGAAATACCCAGTGAGGGATATATGTTGGCTTATAGGTATTTGTTCTGTGCCAGCCCTGTGCAAGCTTGCACACTTTCGGGCTGGTTGCTGATGTCAGGTGAATGTACTTTGTACTTTGATCCAGAGCAAGTGAAATGATCCCTGCTTTGGCATAAAATCTAGCTAATACCTAAATACTAGAGATAGTTGGTGACAGCTGGGAGTGTGCTTGGACATAAAGTACTAGCCTACCTCATTTTactgtgcttcacagatattgctttttttttttacaaattgaaggtttgtgaaaATCCTGAGTTGTCAGATGATGGCTAGTATTTTTTAGAgagaacatattttttaattaaggtatgtgcattttttagacataatgctattgcacacttaagaGACTGGAGAAGAGTATAAACATCAGTTTAGACACTATTGGAAAAGCAAAGAATTTGTGTGATTCAGTTTATTGTGGTATTTGTTTTATTGCAgtagtctggaaccaaacccataatatctctgaggtatgcctgtacatCTAAAAACTGTAACTTTTTCCCCATTATTAAAGTGACACAGAAGCTCCTTCCGACGCCTTGGATCCGTTTCCATCGCTTGTGCCGTCAGGTCGTTCGTCAGACCCCCAGCTGCCAAGATGGTGAAGCAGATTGAGAGCAAGTACGCTTTTCAGGAAGCCTTGAACAGTGCAGGAGAGAAACTCGTAGTAGTCGACCTCTCAGCCACGTGGTGTGGGCCTTGCAAAATGATCAAgcctttctttcattctctctctgaaAAGTATTCCAACGTGGTGTTCCTTGAAGCAGATGTGGATGACTGTCAGGATGTTGCtgtagagtgtgaagtcaaatgcaTGCCAaccttccagttttttaaaaagggacagAAGGTGGGTGAATTTTCTGGAGCTAATAAGGAAAAACTTGAAGCCATCATTAATGAATTAATCTAATCATGTTTTCTGAAGACATGGCCAGCCATTGGCTGTTTAAACTTGTAATGTTTTTTTTATTTACACAAAGGAAAGATCAAGTATGAAGATTATATACCTTACTGCCATCTGATAAGtgacaataaaatattaactctaaaaaaaataaataaagtgacacaaaaaagaaaataaagaagagtactgtgctaagtcacttcagtcatgtctgactctttgtggccctatgagcctgctaggctcctctgtccatgggattctctaggcaagaatactggagtgggttgccatgccctcctccaggagatcttccagacccagggatcgaacccacgtctcttatgtctcctgcattggcaggtgggttctttaccactagcaccacctgggaagcccaaagaagagtggagaaacagaaaaatacaataaagcCAGTAGAAACTAATGATAGAATTACATAGCGTTACAAGGTGCAAGGCATGGTTCTAACCCTTTACTATGTAAATGCATTTACTCCTCTCTACAGCTCTACGAGGTAAATAACTATTTGTgactccactttacagatgaagaaagaggaTCTGGTGCTGTtaggtgacttgtccaaggtgGCACAGCTAGTAGAGGGAGAGCCATGGTCTGGACGCGTGTTGCATTCACAGGGCATGGTCAACCTCAGAGACAGCGCATAATATAAGCTTTATTCACGGATTCAATACCACTTgctaaagtttaaaaagttacTCTCAGTtgccattcactcatccatttatttcacaaatatttatggaaggcATCTATGGGCAGCATACTGTTCCACACTGGATTATCAAGATATTGAAGAGTAACAGAGGCTAATCGTCCAGTCATCCCTATAGCACTAAACTCTCAAGTGTCTCCCCAGAATAATTACACAGTTATAATCAACAGAAGTCTTAAGATTAGAAATGCAGTAACTATTCCCTGAATACAAAATCCAACACTGATAACTTCAAAACTTTTGGAGTGTTGCTAGATGGAATGTTTAGCTTACTAGATGGAATGTTTAGCATGACCCTCTGTATTTTCATCAATTAATAAGTACACCTGGGACAATAATTTAAGTTGAATCTCATAAATTTCACTTTGGAGTAACATGCTTAATATAGCAGTAGTGTCTTCAACTCAGaaatttgatgcttttggatggatggatagatggatggatggttagaTGGAAGACAGATAAGTGAATTGTTAGGTGAAAAGGCATGGCAATGTTCTAGTTGCTTAAAAattgcatctttaaaaataaagatgcgTTTTCCAGTTTTGTTAAACAATAACTATTACtcaggagaaaaatcaagatttctgCCCTTTCCATGGACTAAACATGTAATTTCAAGCAAGTCATTATGGTGCCAATTCCATcagattgttgtgaggattaaatgagctaactGAAATGAATTATGTAGCACCTAATTCATGTTAAACAGCATATTTTAAACTGCCTTTAAAGTGAGGTAATATAggtgaaaaagcaaaaattcaaATGACATGAAAAGCTATACAATGCAAAATAACTTTCTTTTGGCAAAGTTTTCCCACTGTTATTACTATTACAATACTATTATTAGAGATCTccaagcaaaaataacaccctgTTGACTGAGAAGGGAAAAGTTTACAGACCAGGAGATAACATCCTTTGAGTCAGAACCAAGTGAAATAACACATGTATTCTGGCTAAATTCCAGCATGAGTGATTAACATTCTCcaacttcaaataatttttattattagccAACACTTGTCCATCCCCAATAATACACACGTTGCATAAAGGCCACAGAATGAGGCAGCCTCTCTTGGCATGTTCACAATCTGTGCATACTTTCCACTGAGGGTTTCCCTTTCTTTTTGATTGCTATTCCATAGCTGAAAACTCCCACTGCTTTCACCCCTGGGATGTTTGCCGACACTGACTGCCAAGTAGTtcccaaaaacaaacaaacaaacaaaatataagcaCAGGTACAATCACAGAGAGTGAAATaagtaatatacattttaaacatatttattaatagttttgaTGTTTGTGAAGCGATTGATATTTAACTTTGAGGCTGGAATTAACACACATATTCTTCACTACAAGTCTTGATGATAAGCAGGGAGAAGAGGACTGTTCTGCAATTTAGTTTCCCAGTCTATGTAAGTGGGATCCAGGCCACAAGAACGACAATAGCCGCGGTGTGTCTCGGTCCTTTAGTCCAGTCCTGAGTATTTTGAGCACTCAGGCCCTCCTGCCTTTTTTTCCGCCTTCTTCCCAGTAGAAGGAAGGGGTTGGGGAAAGGGAAACAATTCAAACCCTCTTTGTAAGCGTGTGAATGAATTTCAAGAATGCTAAACACCTCAGTCTTCCAGCCTAATTAGAACACGTAGAAAAGAGGCATTTTTAGGACATTTAAAACTTGCAGCATAATAACCCATCTGGAGAGCGCCACAGTGCGTCCCAGTGGTTGGGGGCGCCCAGCAGGTCTTTCCGTGGGCTCCCGCTGCGCTGTGTGCCCCGGATCCCCGGCGGCGAGCGGCGTAGCCCGGGGGAGCGACCGGGGCTggcggggtgggggtagggggtacAGCCCCTGCCCATTACACTGCCCGGAGCCAGTGTTGCTTTTCTCTGCAGGCAGCTTCGGAACTGCCTGGATTTTTAACCCGATAAACTGATAAAGGACTAACATGTTTGGAGTCTTCCAAAGACGGAAAGAAAATCACTTTCTTGTTGCAACAGTAAGATTTTGTTACGAAATGCAAAAGTAAAGGTTAAAGCCTGGGAGATAACCGGTAGAATATGAggcgggggggaggggaaagaggtgGTAGAAATTGTGGATGTCGCGGCCCAGCTATCTCGATTCGAATCCCGGGTTTCCCATTTGAGCGCCTACTCTGGGCCAGGCGCTCGGAATACCGTGCTGAACAAGATTATCTACGTTGTGGTTTTCTTGGGGGGCATTAACATTAGCTCGGTTGCCTTGGTCAAGTTTCTAAactgtttcttcacctgtaaggAGTGTCTGAttcatagaattattttaaagatctGAGACATCCTGTATTAAGATGTGAATGACTAACGCGCTGTCCGACACAGTAAGGACTCGGTAAGCATTTGTTCCTCTCTAAAT carries:
- the LOC122426721 gene encoding thioredoxin-like; translated protein: MVKQIESKYAFQEALNSAGEKLVVVDLSATWCGPCKMIKPFFHSLSEKYSNVVFLEADVDDCQDVAVECEVKCMPTFQFFKKGQKVGEFSGANKEKLEAIINELI